A genome region from Labrys wisconsinensis includes the following:
- a CDS encoding YciI family protein, giving the protein MRVMVLVKATEDSEKGFSPDPWTTAMMEAMGRFNDELRAAGILRMADGLKPSSQGRRIALDGPGRTVIDGPFAETSELVAGFWLWDVKDMDEAIAWGKRCPNPMPGPSEIEIRPLYEMADLR; this is encoded by the coding sequence ATGCGCGTGATGGTGCTGGTGAAAGCGACCGAAGACAGCGAAAAGGGCTTTTCCCCGGATCCCTGGACGACCGCCATGATGGAGGCGATGGGCCGGTTCAACGACGAGCTGCGCGCGGCCGGCATCCTGCGCATGGCCGACGGCCTCAAGCCTTCCTCGCAGGGCAGGCGTATTGCCCTCGACGGTCCCGGCCGCACGGTCATCGACGGGCCTTTCGCCGAAACCAGCGAGCTGGTCGCCGGCTTCTGGCTCTGGGACGTCAAGGACATGGACGAGGCGATCGCCTGGGGGAAGCGCTGCCCCAATCCCATGCCGGGACCGAGCGAGATCGAAATCCGGCCGCTCTACGAGATGGCCGATCTGCGATGA
- a CDS encoding LysR family transcriptional regulator yields the protein MSKLPDFEGLAMFAKVAEERSFAAAARSMGVSVATVSRAVTRLEERLGGRLFNRTSRRLALTDYGHTLAERASKIFADAEEAEDVAREASSRPRGLVKLAAPLSFGTRWVAPVLPAFFRRYPDISIDLHLTDAQTDLIGDGFDAALRIAVLEDSSLVARLIAPVRRFVVAAPSYIARHGRPQHPHDLLAHPCLSYTKRSKHEVWRFTHRTTGEDYPMTPTGPLRGTSAEALLPTVLEGLAITELPEFTATQYFPDGQLEPILDDWRLPEGGLYFVTPTARARPAKVSALADFLIAALSDARWSAEAVMGWKSPPEGRGQT from the coding sequence ATGTCGAAACTGCCCGACTTCGAGGGATTGGCCATGTTCGCCAAGGTGGCCGAGGAGCGCTCCTTCGCCGCGGCGGCCCGGAGCATGGGCGTCTCGGTGGCCACCGTCTCGCGGGCCGTCACGCGCCTGGAGGAACGCCTCGGCGGGCGCCTGTTCAACCGGACGTCCCGGCGCCTGGCGCTGACGGACTATGGTCACACGCTCGCCGAGCGGGCATCGAAGATCTTCGCGGATGCGGAGGAGGCTGAGGACGTCGCGCGCGAGGCCTCCAGCCGCCCGCGCGGCCTGGTGAAGCTCGCGGCCCCGCTGTCCTTCGGCACGCGCTGGGTCGCTCCTGTGCTGCCGGCGTTCTTTCGGCGCTATCCCGACATTTCCATCGATCTCCACCTCACCGATGCGCAGACCGACCTGATCGGCGACGGCTTCGACGCCGCGCTGCGCATCGCCGTCCTGGAGGATTCATCGCTCGTCGCGCGGCTGATCGCGCCTGTCCGACGGTTCGTCGTCGCAGCGCCGAGCTACATTGCGCGGCACGGCCGTCCGCAGCACCCGCACGACCTCCTCGCCCATCCCTGCCTGAGCTACACCAAGCGGTCGAAGCACGAGGTCTGGCGCTTCACCCATCGCACAACCGGCGAGGACTATCCGATGACCCCGACGGGGCCGCTGCGCGGAACGAGCGCCGAAGCTCTGTTGCCGACGGTGCTCGAGGGGCTGGCGATCACCGAGCTCCCCGAATTCACCGCGACCCAGTATTTTCCCGATGGGCAGCTCGAACCGATCCTCGACGACTGGCGGCTGCCCGAAGGCGGTTTGTATTTCGTCACGCCGACGGCCCGCGCCCGTCCCGCCAAGGTCTCCGCCCTGGCCGATTTCCTGATCGCCGCGCTGTCGGATGCGCGGTGGAGCGCGGAAGCGGTGATGGGCTGGAAGTCGCCGCCGGAGGGAAGAGGCCAGACATAG
- a CDS encoding MBL fold metallo-hydrolase, which produces MKTLDSGAGYVRYALGDLAVVALRDGYVDMPSSRLRQAGDRPFGSDMPAQVDLVDGRLRLSVNAFLVVDRGEHILIDTGAADAWLPTMGSLLGALDEAGVARGSIGTVAFTHTHEDHVNGLVAADGSDAFPNLRRLLVPQEEIPMFDAYERLARFRQRRLPFGDGFKVSDGITAVQAHGHEVGHTAFEVSSGRETLLIWGDVIHVPSIQFDRPELTWEFDADQDQARSTRQALLRRAAQPDVFVAGAHLDFPGVGTVTASGEAFGYTPLA; this is translated from the coding sequence ATGAAGACGCTCGATTCCGGAGCCGGCTATGTTCGATACGCGCTTGGCGACCTGGCCGTGGTCGCTCTTCGAGACGGTTATGTCGACATGCCCTCCAGCCGATTGCGCCAGGCGGGCGATCGTCCTTTCGGATCGGACATGCCGGCGCAGGTGGACTTGGTCGACGGGCGCCTGCGTCTATCGGTCAACGCCTTTCTCGTCGTCGATCGCGGCGAACACATCCTGATCGATACGGGAGCGGCTGACGCCTGGCTGCCGACCATGGGCTCGCTGCTCGGCGCGCTCGACGAAGCGGGCGTGGCGCGCGGGAGCATCGGGACTGTGGCCTTCACGCACACGCACGAAGACCACGTCAACGGTCTGGTGGCGGCCGATGGGTCGGATGCGTTTCCGAACCTCCGGCGGCTGCTCGTGCCGCAGGAAGAAATCCCGATGTTCGACGCGTATGAGCGCCTGGCCCGATTCCGGCAGCGCCGCCTGCCGTTTGGAGACGGCTTCAAGGTGAGCGACGGCATCACCGCCGTTCAGGCCCATGGCCATGAAGTCGGGCACACCGCGTTCGAGGTCTCGAGCGGGCGTGAGACGCTCCTGATCTGGGGAGACGTCATCCACGTGCCGTCCATCCAGTTCGACAGGCCGGAACTGACCTGGGAGTTCGATGCCGATCAGGATCAGGCGCGCTCGACCCGACAGGCATTGCTGCGTCGGGCGGCTCAACCCGATGTCTTCGTGGCGGGCGCGCATCTCGATTTTCCCGGTGTCGGCACCGTCACCGCATCGGGCGAGGCCTTTGGCTACACGCCCCTTGCATAG
- a CDS encoding nuclear transport factor 2 family protein, giving the protein MSQTVSTLLLRNLHDVFGEIDPVRRRAAVDEIFHADAVFYDPNNGVFRGRDEIDRIAGVIKATHPDFQYRPIAPPEETGDGGRVRWVSGNPGQPPAYAGTDFIIARDGRIAALYLFFDELA; this is encoded by the coding sequence ATGTCCCAGACCGTATCGACCTTGCTGCTGCGCAATCTCCACGACGTGTTCGGTGAGATCGACCCCGTTCGTCGACGCGCGGCGGTCGACGAGATCTTCCACGCGGACGCCGTGTTCTACGACCCCAACAACGGCGTCTTTCGCGGCCGCGACGAAATCGACCGCATCGCCGGCGTGATCAAGGCCACGCATCCCGACTTCCAGTATCGGCCGATCGCCCCGCCCGAGGAGACGGGCGATGGCGGCCGGGTCCGGTGGGTGTCGGGCAACCCTGGCCAGCCGCCGGCCTATGCCGGAACCGATTTCATCATCGCCCGGGACGGCAGGATCGCCGCCCTCTATCTCTTCTTCGACGAGCTTGCCTGA
- a CDS encoding sigma-70 family RNA polymerase sigma factor has protein sequence MASDPRWNGARTRGRSRSMNTDEFEDRLKALRPRLHRYCARMTGSAVHGEDVLQDSLVKALQARAQGAGVDNLEAWLFRIAHNASLDFLRERSRTTVVPLTEDVEAAPMPEADIVAISFRTFLRLPELQRCAVILRDVLGHSVEEIAGIAACSPAAAKSALQRGRAALRQLAQAPEDTRLPLISDPDRRKITTYVHLFRSGDFDAIRAMLADDVKLDLVNRLRLEGRDKIGLYFTRYAEETKWRFALGAVEGQPAMLVFDSTGPMARPAHFVLIGWSESRIIAIRDFLFAPYVLEAIDWVRLG, from the coding sequence TTGGCGTCCGATCCCCGGTGGAACGGAGCGCGGACGCGCGGTAGGTCTCGATCCATGAACACGGACGAATTCGAGGATCGCCTCAAAGCGCTGCGCCCGCGCCTTCATCGCTATTGCGCGCGCATGACGGGATCGGCCGTCCATGGCGAGGATGTCCTGCAGGATAGCCTCGTCAAGGCGCTTCAGGCGCGAGCCCAGGGCGCCGGGGTGGACAATCTCGAGGCCTGGCTGTTTCGCATCGCCCATAATGCGAGCCTCGATTTCCTGCGCGAGAGGTCCCGGACCACGGTCGTTCCGCTCACCGAGGACGTCGAAGCGGCGCCCATGCCCGAGGCGGACATCGTCGCGATCAGCTTCCGGACGTTTCTGCGGCTGCCCGAACTGCAGCGCTGCGCGGTGATCCTCAGGGATGTCCTGGGGCATTCGGTCGAGGAGATCGCCGGCATCGCCGCGTGCTCTCCGGCGGCCGCCAAATCGGCGCTGCAGCGCGGGCGCGCTGCGCTGCGGCAACTGGCGCAGGCGCCCGAAGACACGAGGCTGCCGCTGATCTCCGATCCCGACCGGCGGAAGATCACCACCTATGTCCATCTCTTCCGGAGCGGCGATTTCGACGCGATCCGCGCCATGCTCGCCGATGACGTGAAGCTCGATCTGGTGAACCGGCTCCGGCTGGAAGGGCGCGACAAGATCGGCCTCTATTTCACGCGCTATGCGGAAGAGACGAAATGGCGGTTCGCCCTCGGCGCGGTGGAAGGACAGCCGGCCATGCTGGTCTTCGACAGCACCGGCCCGATGGCAAGACCGGCGCATTTCGTCCTGATCGGCTGGTCGGAGAGCCGGATCATCGCGATCCGGGATTTCCTCTTTGCTCCCTATGTGCTCGAAGCCATCGATTGGGTGCGGCTGGGCTGA
- a CDS encoding ParA family protein produces the protein MKSVAFFNNKGGVGKTSLIYHLSWMYADLGRRVLMADLDPQSNLTAMCFKDDVIERIYESGKPDTIYTAVEPVKRGVGDLRFFDPLEVTERLAIVPGDLLLSDFEDELSATWPRCVDRDERAFRVTSAFHRIIKDAGQRYKADLALIDVGPTFGALNRAALIAADFVVIPVAPDLFSVRGLENVGGRLKLWRAEWQDRLSRAPKLDFTLPPGGMQPIGYVVSRHTEFADGVVRAFQKWITKIPAAYRGAVENPAIPDEALSLGRLKDYRSLIAMAQEARKPMFKLRPGDGAIGGHQGAVSAAYDDFEKLARRITTRIGLPV, from the coding sequence ATGAAATCTGTCGCGTTTTTCAACAACAAGGGTGGCGTTGGCAAAACCTCACTAATCTACCATCTTTCGTGGATGTATGCGGACTTAGGGAGGCGTGTTCTTATGGCCGACCTCGATCCGCAGTCCAATCTTACAGCAATGTGTTTCAAGGACGACGTGATCGAGCGCATCTACGAGTCTGGGAAACCGGATACCATCTACACAGCAGTAGAGCCGGTGAAGCGCGGTGTCGGTGATCTGCGTTTCTTCGACCCTCTTGAGGTGACTGAGCGACTTGCCATCGTACCAGGTGACTTGCTCCTATCTGATTTCGAGGATGAGCTCTCTGCAACTTGGCCGCGGTGTGTGGACCGGGATGAAAGGGCTTTTCGGGTCACCTCTGCCTTCCACCGCATCATTAAGGACGCTGGCCAACGTTATAAAGCTGACCTTGCCCTTATCGATGTCGGGCCGACTTTCGGTGCGCTCAACCGAGCCGCGCTGATTGCCGCTGACTTCGTAGTCATTCCTGTCGCCCCGGACCTTTTCTCCGTCCGTGGCCTTGAGAATGTTGGTGGTCGATTGAAATTATGGCGGGCGGAATGGCAGGATCGCCTCAGCCGCGCGCCCAAACTTGATTTCACGCTTCCTCCGGGTGGGATGCAGCCGATCGGCTATGTGGTTTCCCGACATACCGAATTCGCGGACGGTGTGGTGCGCGCGTTTCAGAAATGGATCACGAAAATTCCGGCTGCCTATCGTGGCGCAGTGGAGAACCCCGCAATCCCCGACGAAGCTCTATCGCTTGGGCGACTGAAGGACTATCGCTCTCTCATCGCGATGGCGCAGGAAGCCCGCAAGCCGATGTTTAAGCTCAGACCCGGCGACGGAGCTATCGGCGGGCACCAAGGAGCTGTTTCTGCCGCCTATGACGACTTCGAAAAGCTTGCTCGTAGGATCACTACTCGAATCGGATTGCCCGTCTGA
- a CDS encoding ATP-binding protein, whose translation MLTDDEITSLFRDLESDRVERKRDYRSNGDRIRQAICAFANDLPGRRLPGVVFVGQNDDGTCAGIDVGDELLNTLGGLRSDGQILPFPVMSVARKEIDGCVVAVVEVAPSTQPPVRVDGRTWIRVGPRRGTATPEEERRLAEKQIWHNLAFDARPCLDASLDDLDLIRFESEYVPSAISPEIRRQNGRTTEDKLRALRLLSREGKPVNAAMLLMGKDPRAYFPGAYIQFLRLDGSNLTDPIMDQKEIGGAVPDQVRQIEELMRLNLKTTTTIGGSQRREQPDYPIEALEQLVRNALLHRSYDGSTMPAKVYWYSDRIEIINPGGLFGEVTPDTIWQNATAYRNPLLAEGLKNLGVVERFGFGLVQARKALEENGNPPLGSQFEANFTLFKVEPVR comes from the coding sequence ATGCTGACGGACGATGAAATCACTTCGCTTTTTCGCGATTTGGAGTCGGATCGTGTCGAGAGAAAGCGCGACTACAGATCGAACGGGGACAGGATCCGGCAGGCAATCTGCGCCTTCGCCAATGATCTTCCGGGCCGTCGACTCCCTGGCGTTGTTTTCGTCGGCCAGAATGATGACGGCACCTGTGCAGGGATCGACGTTGGAGACGAACTCCTGAATACACTCGGCGGCCTCCGAAGCGACGGCCAGATTCTCCCGTTTCCGGTCATGTCGGTAGCACGTAAGGAGATTGACGGCTGTGTCGTTGCGGTGGTCGAAGTTGCACCGTCAACGCAGCCACCGGTGCGGGTCGATGGACGCACCTGGATTCGGGTCGGCCCTCGGCGCGGGACGGCGACGCCTGAGGAGGAGCGTCGTCTTGCTGAGAAGCAGATCTGGCACAATCTCGCTTTCGACGCTCGACCGTGTCTTGACGCGTCGCTGGATGACTTGGATCTAATCAGATTCGAGTCCGAGTATGTACCCTCTGCGATTTCCCCTGAGATTCGACGTCAAAATGGTCGAACGACTGAGGATAAGCTCCGCGCGCTTCGGCTCCTGTCGCGCGAAGGCAAACCAGTTAATGCTGCGATGCTGCTTATGGGCAAGGATCCTCGTGCCTATTTTCCTGGTGCATACATCCAATTTCTTCGCCTAGACGGATCGAATCTGACTGATCCGATCATGGACCAGAAGGAAATTGGTGGGGCCGTCCCTGATCAGGTTCGGCAGATCGAGGAGCTCATGCGGCTCAATTTGAAAACCACCACAACGATCGGAGGGTCGCAACGGCGAGAGCAACCGGACTATCCAATAGAGGCTCTGGAGCAACTGGTTCGCAATGCGCTCCTTCACCGGTCGTATGATGGCAGCACAATGCCTGCGAAGGTCTACTGGTATTCTGATCGCATCGAGATCATCAACCCGGGAGGGCTTTTCGGTGAGGTGACTCCGGACACTATTTGGCAAAATGCGACAGCTTATCGCAACCCACTGCTGGCCGAGGGACTCAAGAATCTCGGAGTCGTCGAGCGCTTTGGATTTGGTCTTGTGCAAGCGCGGAAAGCATTGGAGGAAAACGGCAATCCGCCGCTTGGATCTCAGTTTGAGGCCAATTTCACCTTATTCAAGGTGGAGCCAGTGCGATGA
- a CDS encoding superoxide dismutase: MTIVSRRSLLTGAAGIALAACLPWRPSQAQTASGPFTLPALSYGPDANEPSIDAMTMTIHHDRHHAAYVTNLNAALKDHGQLAALPLPELLAKLAEVPDGIRTAVRNNAGGHANHSMFWTLMGGKGGSPTGDLAAAIDRDLGGMDKLKADFNRGGLSVFGSGWVMVTVDKAGKLGLTTRPNQDTPLMEGGRVLMANDVWEHAYYLKYQNRRADYLTAWWNVLNWDSVAARYAAAKAGTLGV; this comes from the coding sequence ATGACGATCGTCTCCCGCCGTTCGCTGCTGACCGGTGCCGCCGGCATCGCCCTCGCCGCCTGCCTCCCGTGGCGGCCGAGCCAGGCGCAGACCGCGTCAGGCCCGTTCACCCTGCCGGCCCTCTCGTATGGCCCGGACGCGAACGAGCCATCGATCGACGCGATGACGATGACGATCCATCACGACCGGCATCACGCCGCCTATGTGACGAACTTGAATGCGGCGCTGAAGGATCATGGCCAGCTCGCGGCATTGCCGCTGCCGGAATTGCTGGCAAAGCTCGCCGAGGTGCCCGACGGCATTCGCACCGCCGTCCGCAACAATGCCGGCGGACACGCCAATCACTCGATGTTCTGGACGCTCATGGGGGGCAAGGGCGGCTCCCCGACGGGAGACCTTGCGGCCGCGATCGACCGGGATCTCGGCGGCATGGACAAGCTCAAGGCCGACTTCAACCGCGGCGGTCTGAGCGTGTTCGGCTCAGGCTGGGTCATGGTCACAGTGGACAAGGCGGGCAAGCTCGGCCTGACGACGCGTCCCAATCAGGATACGCCGCTGATGGAGGGTGGGCGTGTCCTGATGGCCAATGATGTCTGGGAACACGCCTATTACCTCAAATACCAGAACCGCCGCGCCGACTACCTCACGGCCTGGTGGAACGTCCTGAACTGGGATTCGGTCGCGGCCCGTTATGCGGCGGCGAAGGCTGGCACTCTGGGCGTGTGA
- a CDS encoding DoxX family protein has product MFATRYLPLAGRLMIGLPFAMSGLGKLGAYGATTAMIGAVGLPFPPLAFAAAVAVELGGGLLLVAGYRTRTVASVLALFSLATAVAFHSNFADQNQMIHFLKNVMMAGGLLQIAAFGAGALSIDNRRGTGALGTATAVAA; this is encoded by the coding sequence ATGTTCGCGACCCGTTACCTTCCCCTCGCCGGCCGGCTGATGATCGGCCTTCCCTTCGCCATGAGCGGCCTCGGCAAGCTCGGCGCCTACGGCGCCACGACCGCGATGATCGGTGCCGTCGGCCTGCCCTTCCCGCCACTGGCCTTCGCCGCGGCCGTCGCCGTCGAGCTCGGCGGTGGCCTGCTTCTCGTCGCCGGCTATCGCACCCGCACCGTGGCGAGCGTCCTTGCCCTGTTCTCGCTGGCGACGGCGGTGGCGTTTCACAGCAATTTCGCCGACCAGAACCAGATGATCCACTTCCTCAAGAACGTGATGATGGCCGGCGGCCTCTTGCAGATCGCGGCCTTCGGCGCCGGTGCGCTCAGCATCGACAATCGCCGCGGGACCGGCGCGCTGGGCACGGCCACCGCAGTGGCCGCCTGA
- a CDS encoding winged helix-turn-helix transcriptional regulator yields MDVPTLLDAPQDCRQVSEVLNRVGDKWTMQVVVALRDQPRRFNDLKRQVGGISQQMLTRTLKTLERDGMVERTVCPTTPPQVEYALTAFGRSLSVPVRELARWARANLATIHDNRRRYDSKR; encoded by the coding sequence ATGGATGTGCCTACGCTGCTCGACGCTCCCCAGGATTGCCGCCAGGTCAGCGAGGTGCTCAACCGGGTCGGGGACAAATGGACGATGCAGGTGGTGGTGGCGCTTCGCGACCAGCCGCGGCGTTTCAACGACCTCAAGCGCCAAGTCGGCGGCATCTCGCAGCAGATGCTGACGCGGACCCTCAAGACGCTCGAACGCGACGGCATGGTCGAGCGCACAGTCTGCCCCACCACGCCGCCGCAGGTGGAATACGCGCTGACCGCGTTCGGGCGATCCTTGTCCGTCCCCGTGCGGGAGCTGGCGCGGTGGGCGCGCGCAAACCTCGCGACCATTCACGACAACCGCCGGCGATACGATTCAAAGCGCTGA
- a CDS encoding glutathione S-transferase family protein yields the protein MTETFVVYGASGSGSVPIEATLRLLELPYRIEECAPWEGREEADKLVGINPMLQVPALALPTGDVMTESAAILIWLADAHPDARLAPALTESTRPAFLRWMTFVSSAIYALYWISDNPSRIVERAEDHAAVKARLFDRIACCWHLMGAQLRPGRYLLGEDLSVLDLYVATASRWSPGRRRFYEVAPGLAETVRRVDADPRLTAIWAERFPFVQGCDQTA from the coding sequence GTGACCGAGACCTTTGTCGTCTATGGAGCATCAGGCTCGGGATCTGTTCCGATCGAGGCAACCCTTCGTCTTCTCGAGCTGCCTTACCGCATCGAGGAATGCGCGCCCTGGGAAGGTCGGGAGGAAGCCGACAAGCTCGTTGGCATCAATCCCATGCTGCAGGTTCCGGCGCTGGCGCTGCCGACCGGCGACGTGATGACCGAAAGCGCTGCGATCCTGATCTGGCTGGCCGATGCCCATCCCGACGCGCGGCTTGCGCCGGCCTTGACCGAGTCGACGCGGCCGGCGTTCCTGCGCTGGATGACCTTCGTATCCTCGGCCATCTATGCTCTCTATTGGATCTCCGACAATCCCTCCCGCATCGTCGAACGCGCCGAGGATCACGCTGCCGTCAAGGCTCGCCTGTTCGACCGTATCGCTTGCTGCTGGCACTTGATGGGGGCGCAGTTGCGTCCGGGCCGCTACCTCCTCGGCGAGGACCTGTCGGTTCTCGATCTCTATGTGGCCACGGCGTCGCGCTGGTCGCCGGGGCGGCGGCGCTTCTATGAGGTTGCGCCCGGGCTGGCGGAGACAGTGCGCCGCGTGGACGCCGACCCTCGGCTGACGGCCATCTGGGCGGAACGTTTCCCGTTTGTGCAAGGCTGCGATCAAACAGCCTAA
- a CDS encoding glutathione S-transferase N-terminal domain-containing protein: MVNYLVLVNFLDHLARPASTEKTMILYYAPGACSLADHIALIEAGLPYKLVSVGRDKRTDDGRDFRTINPKGYTPALELDDGTILTENLAVLTYIAHLAGRLLPEDGIVRWRALEATSFMTTEIHGNFRPFFHGAPQAEKNTARHTLSRRFATIDDQLGEKPFLVSDGMTIADPYLFVMLMWAATFGIDVSERLNAYLARMKTEPSVVRALAEEGLPR, translated from the coding sequence ATGGTCAACTATCTGGTTCTGGTCAACTTCTTAGACCACCTTGCGCGGCCTGCCAGCACGGAGAAGACCATGATCCTCTATTATGCGCCCGGCGCTTGCAGCCTGGCCGACCACATCGCGCTGATCGAGGCAGGACTGCCCTACAAGCTCGTCAGCGTCGGTCGAGACAAGCGGACGGATGACGGCCGCGACTTCCGGACGATCAACCCCAAGGGCTATACGCCCGCGCTTGAACTCGATGATGGCACGATCCTGACCGAGAACCTCGCCGTTCTCACCTACATCGCCCATCTGGCCGGCAGGCTGCTGCCCGAGGACGGAATCGTCCGCTGGCGGGCCCTGGAAGCCACCTCCTTCATGACGACGGAGATCCACGGCAACTTCAGGCCCTTCTTCCACGGCGCGCCGCAGGCCGAGAAGAACACGGCCCGGCACACGCTGAGCAGGCGCTTCGCAACCATCGACGACCAGCTCGGCGAGAAGCCGTTCCTGGTGAGTGACGGGATGACGATTGCCGACCCCTATCTATTCGTGATGCTGATGTGGGCTGCGACGTTCGGGATCGACGTGTCGGAGCGGCTCAATGCCTATCTCGCGCGGATGAAGACGGAACCCTCCGTCGTCAGGGCGCTCGCGGAGGAAGGGCTCCCGCGATAG